Proteins from a genomic interval of Gossypium hirsutum isolate 1008001.06 chromosome A09, Gossypium_hirsutum_v2.1, whole genome shotgun sequence:
- the LOC107890012 gene encoding uncharacterized protein, which produces MGPELVSETEDKVRLIRDHLKAVSDRQKCYSDLKRRDIEFSVGDQVFLEVSLEKKVLLFGRKGKLSSRRYRSNPSHLLSIEEIEVRPYLTFEEKLVQILDREVKVLRRKTIPLVKVLWRNYGIEEATWEPEDSIRQQYLHLFEPGKILRLKFLLKRKVVMP; this is translated from the exons atgggtcctgagttggtttctgagactgaggaCAAGGTTAGACTGATTCGAGATCATCTTAAGGCAgtttctgatagacagaagtgtTATTCGGATTTGAAAAGGAGAGATATCGAGTTTTCTGTGGGTGATCAAGTATTTCTTGAGGTATCTTTGGAAAAGAAAGTTCTTTTGTTTGGACGTAAAGGCAAGTTAAGCTCTAG ACGATATCGGTCTAATCCGTCTCATCTTTTATCTATTGAGGAAATTGAGGTAAGACCATATTTGACCTTCGAGGAGAAGCTGGTTCAGATTCTGGATCGAGAGGTTAAGGTCTTGAGGAGGAAGACCATTCCTTTGGTTAAGGTTCTATGGCGGAATTATGGCAttgaggaagccacttgggaacctgaggactcaaTTCGACAGCAATACCTACATCTGTTTGAaccaggtaaaattttgaggctgaaatttcttttaaagAGGAAagttgtaatgccctaa